AAGGTTATTGAATTTGCGTTAGAATGTATGGGAAAAGGGCTTGAACCCGAAGATTTTCCTGATAAGATTTCAAAGTTAAAGAAACTCACAATTGAAACAGAGCTTTCGCCAAATACAAGACTTTTGAAAAATGCTTGCATGAAAAGAGGTATAAGGTTTACAAGAATTGGATATACAGATACATTCATTCTGGGTGAGGGAAAGTATGCAAAGCTTTTCGCAGGTCTTATAAGCGAACATGACTTTGGTGTAGTGAGTATATCAAATGACAGAGAGATGGAGCGAGAATTTTTAAAACTAAACTTTTTTCCTGTTGCACCGTTTGAAGTGATCTTTACTTCAGACCAGCTAACCGAAAGCATAAAAAAACTGGGATTTCCAATTTCAATAAAAGGTTGCAGAAAAGACTCTCCAAACATAGGGAATATCAGAACAAATCAACAGGCTTTAGAAGCATTTAATATGGTCAAGAGTATTGAAAATAGAGTAATTGTCGAAAGATATGTGCCAGGCAACAGCTATAAGATTCTGGTTGTGAATGGGAAAGTTGTGGCGGCTGTTGAGAGAACCTCTCCATACATTGTAGGCGATGGCAAAAGAAGAATTTCAGAACTTTTAGATCAAGGTGAGAGAAATAATAAATATATTCAAAAGAATATTTTAAAACAGGGATTTACCCTGGATGATATTTTACCAAAGGGAATGAGGATATTTTTGAAGGAGCCAACAAGTTTTAAAACAGGTTGTATAACCACGGATGTTACAGAAAAGATAGCATATGAAAACCAACAACTTTTTGTTGAAATCGCAGAAAGACTGGGGTACGTAATAACTGTCTTAGACTTTGTGACAGAAGATATTTCGCTACCATATTCTGTTGTGGGTGGCTATGTTGTTGATATTGAGACAAACTGTGATCTTCGAATATTTTCACAAACTTGTAACAGTGATATATTTAATACCATACTGGATGTGTATTTTGAAAAAATTCCAAATCCGTCTGTACCAATAATTGCTGTGGCAGGAACGTATGGTAAAAGTACAATATTGCAAACAATGAGGTACATTTTTCAAAGATGTGGATTGGCAATATCTATCGATAGCGAAATAGAGAATTTCTATCTGAGAAGTTTTGGAGATTTTTCGGACATAAAACTTGTTGAATTCAATCCTGAAAAAAATATTGAAGAGATAGAAATAGAACCTGATGTAGGTATTATTACTAATACATTTTTTCAAGACCAGATAGAAAAAAATCTTTTATTTGCAAGAAGCATTAAAGAAAATGGATATCTAATTCTAAATGTCAATGATGCTTATAAATACCTGTACAGTGCAAAAGCTAAATGCAGAATTGTATTTACTTCGACTTCAAGTCATCATCCAGATTTAAAAGCACAAATGGAAATGAAAAAACCTTGTGTGTACCTTGAAAATGATATAATAAAAATATTTGACGGAAAAGAAATGTTTTCTTTTTGCAACATTAAAGAAATTCCCTACTCGTACGAAGGCAAACTCATGTTTGCAATTGAAAATATTCTTCAGACAGTTGCAGCAATGTATTTTTATGGTGTTGATAGTGAAATTATATATAAATTTTTAACCGAGTATAAGAACGATTCTCATCAAAATCCTGGAAAATTTAATATATTTGACATAAACGGGATAAAAGTAATTATTGATAGCCTTAGCAAGAAAAACCATTTGAAACTTCTTGTATCAAACCTTAATCTAATAGGAATAAAAGATATTTATTTTGTTTGCGAAAAAAGACAAGAACAAAATCTGGACTTTGTTAAGGACAAAAATAAGGTTATATGCAGGCAAATTGAAAGATTTTCCGATGTAATTGAAATGATATCAGATAGTATAAAGCGAGCAAAAAAGGGAGATGGGGTTTTTATCATTTTGCCAGAGCCATTAAATAAAGATGTTACGTTTGAGATAAGAGAAGGACTTGCAAAAAGGAAAAGGAATTTTGTGAACAATGCTTGAAAAACACAATAAAGTTTAGTATTATATCCACTATAAGAAGTTTTGAAAATTTAAAGTAGATTAGGAGTTGATTTTACTATGAGCCTACCACAGGTGTTTAAATATAGAGGAAGAGAAGTATACAAGATTAGAAATAACCTCATCCACTATGGAAATTCGGACGACAAATTTATCGCTGTGTTTGTAATATTAGGTACTGAAGATTATAAGGGCTATAAAATTTCTTCACCTGTTTCGGTTGAACTTCAGATAAACAACCCAAAGCTCACTGTCAGAGAAAGAGTTGTAAAAAAAGCCGAGGCAGACAATCTTTACAAGGCACTTGAACTTGCTCATGTATGGCTTGTTCAGGCAAACGGCAAGTAAATTTTGGCAGTTGATTTTAAAAAGTTTTGATAGTATAATAAAATTGGCTGTGCTATGATGGGGAGGTAGCGGTGCCCTGTAACCCGCAATCCGCTATAGCGGGGTCGAATAGCCAGACTGAGGTATAACCCTTTTGGCATTGAGGGCAGACCGGGGTGAGGATGGTTGTGTCCTGCGCAACGCGAAGGCTGTGAACCCCGCCAGGTCCGGAAGGAAGCAACGGTAAGCAGTTTTTCGCGTGTGCCGCAGGGGTGCATGACAGGAGCCTGTCGGGTCTGCTATTTCACCAGGGGGGTTATATCGAAGCTGGTCGCACAGCCGTTTTATTTTTATATTTTTCCAGGAATAAAAATCTAAAAGTAAATAATTTTATTGACAGGTGCTTAGATTTAGAATATAATATAAAAAAGTATAACAAAGGTTTACAAAGGGAGGATAAGATACAAATGATAGTTATTGAAGGACATGAACTTGTGACCTCCCGTGCTCTGACAGTTCTAAAACCTTATGTAGGTGAAGCCCATCTTATCTCGAGTATTCTTGTTCTTGCTGGTCTTCTTGAACTTAAAAAATTTTCCTTTTTTGGTTCTGAAAAGGTTTACTCTAAAATCAAAAGGCTTCTTTTTCCAAAGGTTTGCATTGAGTTTTGTCAGGAATATCAAGAAGTTGTATTAATCGATGTCACTGCTATAAAAAAACACTTTATAGATTTAGAACAATTCAAAGTTTGGCTTGAAACTTTACACGCAAACAAAAAAATCTTGCTTTATGAGCTTTTTGCCGAAGGAAATTTACTTTTTGAGTTGAGTGACTTTATTTTGGTTGCTGATGAATTATTCAGAGTAGAAATATAAAAACCTTAGATGAAAACAAAGGGAGATTTTAAAAAGTCTCCCTTTTAAATTTTACTTAAAGTAGGTTATAATAAAATCAATCCTTTTTTTCGGGAATATATTATTTAATGAAGATTAGAATTACAAAAGGAGTACGAAAAGCTGTGAATACTGAATTAGAGTTTTGTTTATATAAACTTTTTGAAATAGTGGGAATTATAGCAGTAAGTGGAATATATATTTTATCGGTTTCTTTGGGCAATGAACTAAAAAACAATTTGATTTACAGTTATAGCAAAATATTTCCATCTCTTGTTGTTATTAAGTTCTTATATGTACTGAATTTAGAAAAAGAGGTTGTAAGTAACATTAAAAGTATTCAAGCGCTTGTATTCTTGAATCTACTTTTAAAGTTTCTTATAATATATGCACTTATATTTTCAGTTTTATGCAGGGAAAGGTTAAAAGAATTTTTATCAAAGACATCGATATGGATAAATATCTCTTTAGTAATTGTAGTCTTTTTAACATTTAAAAATATAAAAAATTCCATTGCAATCATATTATTACAATCCACTTTATCTGCAACAGGGCTCTATTTTCTCAGCGAACTGATAGTAATTTTTGGACTTTTGTTTCTTATATATTTAAGTTTTTCTAACTTTTACTTTAAACAGAATAATAGTTTTAAAGTTTTTGTGTTGACTTTTGCAACTGGTGAATTAGTTTTATTTCTCTTTAAAAGAAATGGTATTTTATTTACAGAAGCGATTCAAAATGGAGCAGTGTTTTATCTCTTTGTTGCGATATTTTTTACCATAACAAAGAGAAAAGTCAAGTTTTTAGGCAGTTTAGCAAGTTTTAGCACTGAAGTGTTGAAAGAAAAACTTGACTTGCAAAAAAGTTTTG
The DNA window shown above is from Caldicellulosiruptor owensensis OL and carries:
- a CDS encoding Mur ligase translates to MKIENIKVYNNRNIYSDKKVVVLKVKGKFEEARNFAMLCIHIQNLIGYNLVEYWECLNIGDYIDVLIEHDNQIVVYKVIEFALECMGKGLEPEDFPDKISKLKKLTIETELSPNTRLLKNACMKRGIRFTRIGYTDTFILGEGKYAKLFAGLISEHDFGVVSISNDREMEREFLKLNFFPVAPFEVIFTSDQLTESIKKLGFPISIKGCRKDSPNIGNIRTNQQALEAFNMVKSIENRVIVERYVPGNSYKILVVNGKVVAAVERTSPYIVGDGKRRISELLDQGERNNKYIQKNILKQGFTLDDILPKGMRIFLKEPTSFKTGCITTDVTEKIAYENQQLFVEIAERLGYVITVLDFVTEDISLPYSVVGGYVVDIETNCDLRIFSQTCNSDIFNTILDVYFEKIPNPSVPIIAVAGTYGKSTILQTMRYIFQRCGLAISIDSEIENFYLRSFGDFSDIKLVEFNPEKNIEEIEIEPDVGIITNTFFQDQIEKNLLFARSIKENGYLILNVNDAYKYLYSAKAKCRIVFTSTSSHHPDLKAQMEMKKPCVYLENDIIKIFDGKEMFSFCNIKEIPYSYEGKLMFAIENILQTVAAMYFYGVDSEIIYKFLTEYKNDSHQNPGKFNIFDINGIKVIIDSLSKKNHLKLLVSNLNLIGIKDIYFVCEKRQEQNLDFVKDKNKVICRQIERFSDVIEMISDSIKRAKKGDGVFIILPEPLNKDVTFEIREGLAKRKRNFVNNA